CAAAATCCCCTTTGGCGTGCAAGAACAGGGCATGACCCTGATGCATCTGGCCGCGCGCACGGGATGCTTTGTCGATATCGTGACGGCGGCGGAAAAAGACGACGGCAAATACCTGACCGCCGCCGACCTGCTGCTGCAGGATAAAAACGGCGTATCGGTGCTGCTGATCCTGGCGTCGCGCGGTGAAGAAAAGGCGCTCTGCGATGTGCGCCTGTGGCACAACAATCCGGGCGGCCTGCGCGAGGTGAACGAGGCGCTGAAGGACTTAAGCGCCGGCCTGCCCATCCCGCCGCAAATGACCCTTGAACTGCAATTGCACCATCTGCGCCGCCGCGCCGACCCGAAACGCTGGTCGCTCAAGCCGCCAAAGCATTAACCAATCAATATCAATGGCTTGATTATCCATGAACGTCTATTCTGGCCGTTGACGGCGCGCGGCTTCCTCTATACTTTTGAATCTGTTCACCATTAAGATTCTACAACCGCGACGCTTTTAAAAGGCAGGGCATGTCTGTCCCCGAAAACGATACCGGCGGCAAGAAAAAGAAGGGCGACGGCCTCCTCAAAAAGGCCTTTAACGCCGCGCGCCGCCTGTCGCTCTGGCTGCGTCAGGGCAGCCTCGACCGCGGGCTGGTGGCGGCGGCGAAAAACGGCCGCGATATCCGCGCCGCATTCCTGATCGCGTCGGGCGCCGATATCCGCACACAGAACAACGCGCCCTTGAAGCTTGCTAGCGAATTCGCGCATATGAACGTGCTGCGCGTGCTGCTGAAACACGGCGTATCGGCGAACGAGGAACAGGGCGCCGCCCTGCATATCGCCGTCGCCAACGGCCAGCGCGACGTGGCGAAATACCTGATGCAGCAGGGTGCCGATATCCATGCGCAGCACGACAAGGCGATTATCATCGCGTCATCCTTGCGCAATACGCGCATGATGGACCTGCTGATCGACAGCGGCGCGGATGTGAACGCGCGCTATGGCGATCCGCTGAAAATCGCGGCGCAGACCGGTAACGAACATGTCGCGCGGCAGCTGATCCGCGCGGGCGCGATCGTCAACATCAACGATAACGCAGCGCTTTACACCGCCTGCCGCTACGGCCAGAAAAACGTGGCCGAGGTGCTGGTGGATGCGGGCGGCGATATCCATGCGCGCAACGGCGTGATGGTCGATGTGGCTGCCGCCTATGGCCATACCCGCGTGCTGGAATTCCTGCTGAAGCGCGGCGCGAAAATCCCCGCCGACGGCGGCCTGGCGCTCCGCTGGGCGCGTGAAAACGGGCAGCTTCACTGCGCCCGCATCATCGAAGACCATCTGGCGGCCAAGGGCAGCAAAGCCCCGCCGCCCGCCCCGAAACCATGACGCAGGCAGCAGATGCCCAGGAGGCGCTTTATCGCGCCGCGAAAGACGATGACCGCCTTATGGTCGCGCATCTGCTGAAGGAAATGTTCGCTGCATCCACCGATATACCGCGCGAGGACCTCGGCGCCTATGGTGCCACGATCGACGCGGTGACGCCCAAAATGGCGCATATGTCGCTGCTGGTGTTGTCGCTGCAGGCGGGGGCCACGGGATTGTTCCGGTATCTTGCCGAACAAAAGCCCGACGAAACGTGCCGGATCTCGGCATCTATCCTGCCTGTCATGGGCAAACTGCAATTCGTCAAACCGCTGGTGGCGCTGGGCGCGGATCCGCAATTTATGTCGGGCGCGCTTTTTGCGCAGGCGG
This sequence is a window from Alphaproteobacteria bacterium. Protein-coding genes within it:
- a CDS encoding ankyrin repeat domain-containing protein, whose translation is MSVPENDTGGKKKKGDGLLKKAFNAARRLSLWLRQGSLDRGLVAAAKNGRDIRAAFLIASGADIRTQNNAPLKLASEFAHMNVLRVLLKHGVSANEEQGAALHIAVANGQRDVAKYLMQQGADIHAQHDKAIIIASSLRNTRMMDLLIDSGADVNARYGDPLKIAAQTGNEHVARQLIRAGAIVNINDNAALYTACRYGQKNVAEVLVDAGGDIHARNGVMVDVAAAYGHTRVLEFLLKRGAKIPADGGLALRWARENGQLHCARIIEDHLAAKGSKAPPPAPKP